The Chthoniobacterales bacterium genomic interval TCTCGGGCGTCTTGTGCGGCGCGAAGAGGATGTCGTCGTGGGTGGCGTTCTCGGCGTGGAGAAACTTGTCGGGCGTGACGTCGCCGCCGAGATGGTCGTCGCGGCCGGTGGCGACGTGGATCGTGCCGAGGATTTTTTCGTCCTGGATGTCGCGGCCGGAAACCGGGAGCACCTGCGTGCCGAAGCCAAGTTCGCCGATGATGCCGGTCGCGGGGTCGCTGGCGAGTTTCGCGTTGTGCGCGGCGACGGTCTCGGCGTTGCCTGTGAGCAGCTCGGCGGTCTGCACGCGGCCGTCGGCGACGGTCATCAGGCCGATGGTGCCGTCCTCGTATTTCATCGGGAACTGACCGTGGGCGCTGGTCGGCACGTAATAGATCTCGCCGGCGGGCAGGTTTGCGACGTCGGGCTCCTCGCCGCGACACAGGCCATGGCTCTTCTGGGCCTCCTGGCGGTCGAGGTCGAGGTGGAGGGTCGCGTTGCGGCCGAGGAAGGCAAAGTCGATCTCGATCCAATCGGCGAGTGTCATGCCGAGACGGAGGAGTTCGCCCTTGTGGCTGACGTCGTCGTAGTTCACCGCGAGACCGGTCGTGAGAATGATCTGGTTCAGCCCGTGCAGCGTGGCGCCGCGGAAGCCGTGCTGCTTCGCCGAGGCCGTGAGCGGCGCGGTGGCCGAGTAGGTCGAGATGCAGAGGATGATGTCGTAGGCCGGGTAGATGTCGCTTTCGAAGCTAAGCTCGCGGCCATCGGAGGAAATCGCCGTGGCGGGCAGGTCGAGGTTGCTGCCGCCGGTGACCTTGTAGGCCAGGAAGTCGCCGCCGGTGAGCCGGAGCTCGGCGAGGACGCCCTCCTGCAGGCCGACGTAGAAATGCTGGTAGGCGTTGCGCTGGATCGAGAGGTCGGGGTTCTCGAGGAATTTGAAATCCACGACATCGCGCGGGTCTTCGAGATCGATGAGAATGCAGATTCTCTGGCCGGGCTTCGGCTTGAAGGTGCCTTCGATGAGGCCATAAAGGCTGAACGGCGGATAGGTGCGGACGGCGACTTGCTCGGCGATGGTCATGGGATTGTCGATGGTTAAAACTGAATGCGTTGTTCGATAACGATCGGACTTCCGAAAAGTTTGCACCGGATCGGCTGCGGGGCAAGGTCACGATTTCGTTTGAAAGGCGCGGCGGGTAACGCGTTAGCTCGCGAATCCGATGTTCGAACCCGCGGCAATGCTCTCCTCCGATTTCTGGCGACGCGTCGATGCCGCGCTGCGGAAATGGGGCCCGCTCCTGCTGCTGGCCTTCGCGATTCTCTACTACGGCCAGTATTATCGCTCCGATCTGAACCTCGGCGGCGAGGGCGGCACGGCGGCCGTGAACGCGATGCGGTTGAACGCGGGCTGGCTGCCGATCAAGGAGACGACGCTGAACTACAACGTGATGTGGTTCTACCCCGTGGCGTGGCTCTTCAGGCTCATCGGGCCGGATTACATCGCGATGCGGATTTACTTTTTTGCGCTCTGCCTGATCTCCGGCCTGCTGGGATTCCTGATCGTGCGTCGCGTCACCGGGCTGGGGTGGTATGCGCTCGGCGTCGGCCTCCTCATTCTCGCGATTCCCGGGATGCTGTTTCGCAACTACATGGGCCTGCTGCCGTTGCTGAATGCGTGGGCGCTGCTGCACGCCTTCGTGTGGAACGGGAAGGTCGGGTGGCGGCGCTGGCTCTGGTTTGCTGGAGCAGGGCTCGTGCTCGGGCTCACCTTCCTTGTGCGGATCGATGCCGCGCTGTTTTTCGCGGTGATCTATCTGGGCCTGATCGCGCTCTTTCCGCTCAGCGTGCGCGGGGAATTTCTGCGGCGATTGCCGGTGGCGATTGGCGGCGGACTCCTGTGCGTGTTCGCCGCCGTGGCGATTCATCTGCCGTTTTACCTGGATGCCCGCGCGCGCGGCTTTGCCCCGGAATTCGTCGGCCAGTATTCGACGATGTGGAACCAGATCCGCTACGAGGTCGAGCGGCGGCTGCCGAGCAAGCCCGCCGCACGATCCCAGGCGAGGGCGATCCCTGCCCAACCGGTCCCGTCCGGCGGCTGGGTGCCGGTTCGGTTCCAGAAGACGCCGAAGAACTGGGTCGCCCAGGCGCGCGCTCAAAAGATGGCGGAGATGAATCGCAACGGTCGCCCGCGACAGGAACTGCGCGACCTGTTCAGGCAGGCCTCTTTTTACAGCGCGGCCTTCATTCTCATCCTTCACCTGCCGATCCTGATCAGCGGACTGGTGATCGTCGGGGCCGGGGGTGTTCTCGCGTGGACGCTCGTGCGACCGGACGCGGCCCGAAAGGAAGCCTCGCTCGTCTGCCTCGTCACGCTGGGCTCTGCGCTCACGCTCTTTCCCCAGTATTTCTTCTTCCGCCCCGACACGCCGCATCTCAGCGAATTCATGATTCCGTTCCTGGTCGCGATGGCCTGCGCGGGATTCTTCGCGGTGCGATGGATGACGCGCTGCCGGTCGTGGATTCTCCGGGCGCTCGGGGCGGGGTTCGCGGTCCTGTGCCTCGTCTCGGAAGCGTTGTTTTTCTACCACTCGTTCCGCAAGGAATCCGCCGGGACGATTGCCGCCGCGCGGAAACGCTCATTCGAGGCGGTTTGCGACAACGGCGTGCACGTCTGGCTGAAAAAGGGCGAGCGGAAGCGCGTGCAGGCGATCCACGACCTCATCGTGAGCCACTCGCAGCCCGGCGAATGGGTCGTCACGTTTCCGTATTCCCCGACGGTCAATTTCATGACGAATCGGCCCTCGTATCTGAAAAATCTCTACGTCGACAACGCGAGCGCCGAGAAGAACTTTGCGGAGGTCATGATCGCCGATTTCGAGAAGTTTCGGCCGGCGGTCATCCTCATCGACCACCGCGACATCAACGACACGGAGTTTTCCCGTTTCCGGAACTGGGCGGCGCCCGTTTATCGCTACATTCAGCAGCATTACGTGCGCGTCGGCGGGGATCTCGACCTCGACGAGAACGAGATCTACGTGCGGCCCGACAAGGTCCCTCCGCAGGCCTGATTCCCGTCGATTATGACGCGGGGTTGCCATGACGGACCCATTTCCGGTATGGTAATCGGTTCCTTCAATGAGCGACGAACGCACCATCTATCTCGACAACAACGCGACAACGCAGGTCGATCCTGCCGTGGTCGAGGAGATGCTGCCGTGGTTGAACGAGTATTACGGCAACCCGTCGAGCGCCTATCGGCTCGGCAAGCGTGCGCAGCAGGCCCTCGAGGTCGCTCGTGAGCGCGTCGCCGGGCTGCTTGGTTGCGAAACGAGCGAGATCATCTTCACGAGCTGCGGCTCGGAATCGATCAATACCGCGATCCAATCGGCTCTCGCGCTCGATCCCGATCGCACGCACGTCGTCACCACCGCCGTCGAGCACAGCGCCACGATGAAGCTCGGTGAGCACCTCGTCCGCCGCGGCGTGGAGGTGACCTGGCTGCCGGTCGACTCCGAGGGGCAGCTCGATCTCGAGCGCCTCGAGAAAGCGATCCGTCCCGACACCGCGCTCGTCAGCCTGCTCTGGGCGAACAACGAGACCGGCGTGCTGTTTCCGGTCGAGCGCATTGCGGAGATCTGCCGCGCGAAGAAAGTTCCCTTCCACTGTGACGCCGTGCAGGCCGTCGGCAAAATTCCGCTGAATCTGGCCAACGCCGGCATCCATTTTCTCTCCGTCTCGGGGCATAAGCTCCACTGTCCGAAGGGTGTTGGCGTGCTCTACGTCAACAAGCGCGTGCGCTTCACCCCCTGGCTGCGAGGCAGTCAGGAGGGCGCCCGCCGCGGCGGCACGCAGAACGTCGCGTCCATCGTGGCGCTCGGCAAGGCGGCGGAGATCGCGGCCGAACACATGGCTGAGGAGCAGACCCGCGTCCGCGCGATGCGGGACCGTTTCGAGTCGGAAATTCTCGCCCGCGTGCCGGGTGTCGAGGTGAATGGCGATCGCGAGAATCGCCTGCCGAACACGACGAGTCTCGCCTTCGAGGGCATCGAGGCCGAAGGCGCGCTCATGCTGCTCGACGAGCGCGGCATCTGCTGTTCCGCCGGTTCCGCCTGCACGAGTGGTTCGGTGCATCCTTCGCACGTGTTGAAGGCGATGGGCTGCTCCAACGCCCGCGCCCGCGCGAGTCTGCGATTCTCCTTTGGCCGCTTCAATACCGACGCCGATGTCGAGGCCGCCCTCGAGATCGTGCCGGCGGTGGTCGCGAAGTTGCGCGCCCTGTCGCCGGTGGGAAGTCCGGTCCTCACGGCCTGACGCGGCATCGGGGAAATCCCCTGCTTTCGTCGGGCAAAGCGGCCGTCCCTGGCAGGCGCGGCGATCCATGAGCATGTCCACCATCCTGCTCATCATTCTTGTTTTGCTCCTCGTTGGCGCCCTCCCTGCCTGGCCGCATAGCTCGGGCTGGGGCTACGGTCCCAGCGGCGGTCTCGGCCTGGTCTTGGTGATCGTGCTCGTGCTGCTGCTGCTCGGGGTCATCTAGATTTCGATTTGCCCCGCGCGCCGAGCCGCCTAGCCTTTTGGCCATGGATTGGGTATGGCCGGTTATTCAGAACCCCTTCACCTGGGGGCTCGCCCTCGGATTGCTCATCGCGGCGTTCCTCGCAAAAAGTGCGTGGACGGCACGAGGCGTTTTCAAGCGGGAGATTGCCCGCCAAAAGGCGGAGTTGGAGCAGCTTCAGCAGCACCTCAACACCCACCTCAAGATCACGGCGACGGGCAGCGATCGGCTCGAGAAGGAACTCGCCGAACTCAAGGTTCAAAACGAGAACCTGCGGGTGAATCTGGCGGCGTCGCAGCAACGCCCGGGCCGGGCGGAAGCGCGGCAACTTCAAATTTACGAGGCGGCCGTCGTGCGCATGCGGGAACAGGCGCCGGGATTTGCCTCGGCCTGGGAGCAATCGTTGCGGCAGGCCACGGCGGAGAACGAGGCTGCGGAGAGCGGTTTCTCCCGCCTGGTGAAGAAAATCATTCCTGGAACCTCGCTCGCGAATGCTCCGACGGACTCCACGCCTCTGATCGGCGGCGGCGATTCCGCAAAGTCGTCCGGGTAGGTTGCTTCCCTGACTCGGATGACCTTTCCGGCCCGGAAGCTGCGTTTCTAAGGCCGCTGCTCCTGGCTCGCGAGCTGGTCCGTGGCATAGCCGCGGGCCTTGCAGCGGGCGAGAATGCCATCCAGCGTGGGCTTCGGCAGGGATGGCGTGCGGGCAAGGATGAAGAGCATCTTTTTGTCGGGAGATCCGCCGACCATGTAGGTGCCGGGCTCGAACTCGATGATGCGATAAGGCACCTTGATGGGCCAAAAGAACTGCGCCCGCAGTTCGCCGTCGGGCCCATCCTTGACCGGGAGCAGGATGGATCGGATCTCGCGTTGCTTGGTTTCACCGACCTTCCGGTAGGTGGTGAAGACGTCGTAGCCGCCGTTTTCTCGCGCCGTGTAGTGCTCGATCGTCTCGCGCCAGTTCTTGTCGAGGAAAGTCGGAATCGAGAGCAGGGAATACCATTTTCCCGAGAATTGGGCGGGATCGATGTGGGCGACGGGCTCGTTCGAGAGCGGGGTGGCAGGAGCAGGCATGGCGAAGGCAAGAAGGAGGACGGGCAGCAGGAGGCGGTAGGTCATGATGCGAAGGGTAACGATCCCCGGGGGTGATTCGGTTGCGTGCGGGGGCCCGGGTGGATATGCAGGAGCATGGATTCCTCCTCGTCGCGCGTCGTGATTGTGGGCGGCGGCGCGGCGGGTTTTTTCGCGGCGATCGCCTGCGCGGGGGCGGATCCTAGCCGCGAAGTCGTCCTGCTCGAGAGCGGGCGGTATCTCCTCACGAAGGTGCGGATATCCGGCGGAGGTCGCTGCAACGTCACGCATGCCTGCTTCGAACCGCGGGAACTCGCGGCCCGCTATCCGCGCGGCGGTCGGGCGCTCATTGGCGCGTTTCATCGCTTCCAGGCGCGGGACACCGTCGAGTGGTTCGAGTCGCGCGGCGTGCGGCTGAAGACCGAGGCGGACGGACGCATGTTTCCCGCGAGCAACTTTTCCGCGTCGATCGTGGACTGCCTGCTGGAACGGGCGGAAGCGGCCGGCGTGGAGGTGCGCACAAGCATGGGCGTGAACGCGGCGCGGCGCGCGGACGACGGATTCCTTCTGGAACTCAGCGACGGCTCCGAGCTGGCCTGCGGGAAGCTTTTGATCGCGACCGGTGGCTGCCGCACGCCCGCTGCGGCGCGGTGGGTCGAGGCGCTGGGCCACACGCTCGAACCGCCGGTGCCGTCGCTGTTCACGTTTCACGTCGAGACGCCGTGGCTGCGTGCGTTGCCGGGCATCGCGACGGAAGTCGAGGCCGAGGTTCCCGGCACGAAACTGCGCGAGCGCGGGCCGTTGCTCGTGACGCACTGGGGAGTGAGCGGGCCGGCGATCCTGCGCCTGAGCGCGTGGGGGGCGCGCACGCTCCACGATCGGGACTACAGATTTTCGCTGCGGGTGAACTGGCTGCCCGGCCGCACGGCGGAAAGTGTGCGGGAGGAACTGCGGGCGCGTCGCGATTCGCAACCGGGGAAGACGGTGACGAACAGTCCGATTGCGCCGCTGCCAGCCCGGCTGTGGGAGAGCATCGTCGCCGAGGCGGGAATCGGGGCCGACGTGCGCTGGGCGACGCTTTCCCGGGCCGCGATGCTCGCGCTGGCAGACCTGCTGACGCGCACCGAGCTGCCGGTAAACGGCAAGAGCCTGAACAAGGATGAGTTTGTCACCTGTGGCGGAGTGCGGTTGCCCGAAGTGGATTTCAAGACGATGGAGAGCCGCATCGTGCCGGGGCTCTATTTTGCGGGCGAGGTGCTCGATATCGACGGCGTGACCGGCGGGTTCAATTTTCAGGCGGCGTGGACGACGGGCTGGATCGCCGGGCATGCGATGGCGGAAGCATGAAGAAACGCGGGCCGGACCTGAGTGAAGTGCGCGCGGTTTACACGGAGGTCGCCGCGCGGCCGATCGAGCGAAATTGCACGCTGCGGACGGAGTGTTGTCATTTCCAGCTCACCGGCCGGACGCCTTATCTGACCAGGGGCGAGGCGCTGCTTGCCGCCCGGGCCCTTCGAGCGACCGGGCGGAAACAGCTGCCCGAGCGGGCGGACGGCGCCTGTCCGCTGCTCCACCCGGAAACGCAGCGGTGCCTCATTTACGCGGACCGGCCATTCGGCTGTCGCACCCACTTTTGCGCGGCAGCGGGCGGCCCCTATGCGCGGCGAGACGTGCTCGATCTCATCCGACGGCTCGAGGCCGTCGACGCCGCTCTTGGCGGCGAGGGACCGCGGATGCTGCCCGGGGCGGTGGCGGGGGCGTTGCGGGAACTCGGATAAACTGGCGAACGGCCGCGTTTGGGGTGATGCTCGATCCCACGGTGCGGAAATGAAGCGTCTTTTTCGAATGCTGGCCCTGGCCGGCCTGCTCGCCGGGTTGCCGGCCTGCCGCGATGCGGGCGTTCCCAGTGGGGCCGCTCCGTCACCCACCCCTTCGCCAACGCCCTCACCCACGCCCGTGCCGGGCACGACGTCGGGGAATCCAAATACGTCCTCCGGGGGCGCGAGCGATCCGTCCGTTGTCTCGGATACCGGCGCCCCGATGGCGAGCACCCAGGAAGTGGTCATCGTGTCGGCCTCGGATCCCCTCGATGCGACGACGACCGAGATTTCGGTGCAGCGGGCGAATGGCGAGGTCTGGGCATTCGATGTCCCCGGCGCGCCAGATCCGCAGGTCGGCGCGGAGGCGATTTTCCAGAGCGCGAGCATGGTCTTTGGCGACCTTGCGGGCTTCCTGATTTTCCCGACGCTCGACAACGGGCGCTTCGCGATCGCCGACGCGACCCGCATCCGGTGACCGGCTACCGCGAATAAAGGGTGTGCTGCCCCGGCGGATGCCGCATACTCCGCCGACTATGCCATTTCGCACTCTCGGTCTCGACGACCGCATCTTCCAAGCCGTCCAGGAGGCGGGTTACACCGAGCCGACGCCGATCCAGGCGGCGGCCATTCCCGAGATCGTCGCGGGGCATGATCTGATCGGCATTGCCCAGACGGGAACGGGCAAGACGGCGGCCTTCACGCTGCCGATGCTCACCCTGCTTGCGAATCGCGGCACCGGCGGCGGCCGCACCCGCGCCCTTGTCCTTGCGCCCACGCGCGAACTCGTCGCGCAGATCGAGGAAAACGTCCGCGCCTACGCGAAGCACCTGCCGCTCCGGATCGCGACCGTCTTTGGCGGCGTCGGCGAGCGTCCGCAGATCCAGGCTTTGCGTTCGGGTGTCGATCTCGTGATCGCCACGCCCGGTCGCCTGATGGACCTCATGGGCCAGGGCGCCGCGAACTTCAATTCGCTGGAATTTCTCGTGCTCGACGAGGCCGATCGCATGCTCGACATGGGCTTCCTGCCGTCGATTCGGCGCATCGTGAAGGCCATTCCGGCCAAACGGCAGACGTTGCTTTTCTCGGCCACGCTCTCGAAGGAAATCGAGGCCCTCACGAACGACTTCCAGCGCAACCCGAAGAAGGTCCAGATCGGGCGGCGCTCCAACCCCGCCGAAACTGTCGCGCAGCTCGTCTACGAGGTGCCGAAACATCTCAAGGTCTCGCTGCTCGCCCATCTGCTGGCCGACCCGCAAATGAACATGGTGATCGTCTTCTCGCGCACGAAACACGGCGCGGACAAGATTGCCCGCAAGCTCGAGCAGACGGGGGTGAAATGCGCGACGCTGCACTCGAACCGCTCGCAGAACCAGCGCCTGCGGGCGTTGAAGGCGTTCAAGGACGGTGAGGTGCGCGTGCTCGTGGCGACGGACATCGCCGCCCGCGGCATCGACGTGGACGGCATCTCGCACGTGGTGAATTTCGACTTCCCGATGCACGCGGAGGACTACGTGCACCGCATTGGCCGCACGGGCCGCGCCCAGGCGGTGGGGGACGCGATCAGCTTCGTGACGAACGAGGACTACGGGTCGCTCAAGTCGCTCGAGAAATTCATCGGGCGCGGGATTCCCCGCAAGCGCGCCGAAGGCTTCGACTACAACGCCTCCGCGCCGAAGGAGGATGGCGGCCAGCGTCCGCGCGGTCCGCGTCGTCCGGAAGTGCGGATGGACGGCAGCCCCGGTGGCGGCCAGAAACGCCCGCCGCGGCGGCGATTTGGCTTTGGCCGGCGCGCGTCATAGCCGAGAAAGAGCTTGAGCGCTGCGCTGTGCGTCCGAAACTTTTCTTCCACCCTTTGAAATCCCGACCATGAGCTCCTACGCGCATCCTGAAGCCCTCGTTTCGACCGAATGGCTCGCCGAACATCTCAACGATCCCGACATCCGCATCGTCGAGAGCAATGAGGACGTGCTGCTTTACAGCACCGGCCACATCCCCGGCGCGGTGCACATCGACTGGCGCGGCGACCTGCAGGACCAGACGGTGCGCGATTACATCTCGCCCGAGGATTTTGCCGCGCTGGCCGCGAGGAACGGCATCGGCAAGGATACGACGGTCGTCTTCTACGGCGACAAGTCGAACTGGTGGGCGGCCTACGCGCTGTGGGCGTTCCGCCTCTTCGGTCACGACAAGG includes:
- a CDS encoding lipocalin family protein gives rise to the protein MTYRLLLPVLLLAFAMPAPATPLSNEPVAHIDPAQFSGKWYSLLSIPTFLDKNWRETIEHYTARENGGYDVFTTYRKVGETKQREIRSILLPVKDGPDGELRAQFFWPIKVPYRIIEFEPGTYMVGGSPDKKMLFILARTPSLPKPTLDGILARCKARGYATDQLASQEQRP
- a CDS encoding NAD(P)/FAD-dependent oxidoreductase, coding for MDSSSSRVVIVGGGAAGFFAAIACAGADPSREVVLLESGRYLLTKVRISGGGRCNVTHACFEPRELAARYPRGGRALIGAFHRFQARDTVEWFESRGVRLKTEADGRMFPASNFSASIVDCLLERAEAAGVEVRTSMGVNAARRADDGFLLELSDGSELACGKLLIATGGCRTPAAARWVEALGHTLEPPVPSLFTFHVETPWLRALPGIATEVEAEVPGTKLRERGPLLVTHWGVSGPAILRLSAWGARTLHDRDYRFSLRVNWLPGRTAESVREELRARRDSQPGKTVTNSPIAPLPARLWESIVAEAGIGADVRWATLSRAAMLALADLLTRTELPVNGKSLNKDEFVTCGGVRLPEVDFKTMESRIVPGLYFAGEVLDIDGVTGGFNFQAAWTTGWIAGHAMAEA
- the nifS gene encoding cysteine desulfurase NifS, which gives rise to MSDERTIYLDNNATTQVDPAVVEEMLPWLNEYYGNPSSAYRLGKRAQQALEVARERVAGLLGCETSEIIFTSCGSESINTAIQSALALDPDRTHVVTTAVEHSATMKLGEHLVRRGVEVTWLPVDSEGQLDLERLEKAIRPDTALVSLLWANNETGVLFPVERIAEICRAKKVPFHCDAVQAVGKIPLNLANAGIHFLSVSGHKLHCPKGVGVLYVNKRVRFTPWLRGSQEGARRGGTQNVASIVALGKAAEIAAEHMAEEQTRVRAMRDRFESEILARVPGVEVNGDRENRLPNTTSLAFEGIEAEGALMLLDERGICCSAGSACTSGSVHPSHVLKAMGCSNARARASLRFSFGRFNTDADVEAALEIVPAVVAKLRALSPVGSPVLTA
- a CDS encoding YkgJ family cysteine cluster protein, whose product is MKKRGPDLSEVRAVYTEVAARPIERNCTLRTECCHFQLTGRTPYLTRGEALLAARALRATGRKQLPERADGACPLLHPETQRCLIYADRPFGCRTHFCAAAGGPYARRDVLDLIRRLEAVDAALGGEGPRMLPGAVAGALRELG
- a CDS encoding DEAD/DEAH box helicase, yielding MPFRTLGLDDRIFQAVQEAGYTEPTPIQAAAIPEIVAGHDLIGIAQTGTGKTAAFTLPMLTLLANRGTGGGRTRALVLAPTRELVAQIEENVRAYAKHLPLRIATVFGGVGERPQIQALRSGVDLVIATPGRLMDLMGQGAANFNSLEFLVLDEADRMLDMGFLPSIRRIVKAIPAKRQTLLFSATLSKEIEALTNDFQRNPKKVQIGRRSNPAETVAQLVYEVPKHLKVSLLAHLLADPQMNMVIVFSRTKHGADKIARKLEQTGVKCATLHSNRSQNQRLRALKAFKDGEVRVLVATDIAARGIDVDGISHVVNFDFPMHAEDYVHRIGRTGRAQAVGDAISFVTNEDYGSLKSLEKFIGRGIPRKRAEGFDYNASAPKEDGGQRPRGPRRPEVRMDGSPGGGQKRPPRRRFGFGRRAS
- a CDS encoding DUF3309 family protein, which produces MSTILLIILVLLLVGALPAWPHSSGWGYGPSGGLGLVLVIVLVLLLLGVI